In a genomic window of Macadamia integrifolia cultivar HAES 741 unplaced genomic scaffold, SCU_Mint_v3 scaffold1051, whole genome shotgun sequence:
- the LOC122062495 gene encoding myb-related protein 306-like, whose translation MGRPPCCDKVGVKKGPWTPEEDIILVSYIQEHGPGNWRSVPTNTGLLRCSKSCRLRWTNYLRPGIKRGNFTDHEERMIIHLQALLGNRWAAIASYLPQRTDNDIKNYWNTHLKKKLKKLQTGVDGNNRDGFSGSQKISKGQWERRLQTDIHMARKALCEALSLEHPSDLSDLKASNGSYNSCMRPIQTSTYASSTENISRLLQGWMKNSPKSSKTTSETTQNSSNNNIVSPEALESLFGDVSQSVSHDETVNFSQEISSFQFESKPILGSEEAPLSLLEKWLLDEGAQEHEEDDLMEASLRDTAELF comes from the exons ATGGGTCGACCACCTTGCTGTGATAAAGTAGGCGTAAAGAAAGGGCCATGGACTCCTGAAGAAGACATCATCTTGGTTTCTTATATCCAAGAACATGGTCCTGGGAATTGGAGATCTGTTCCTACCAATACAG GTTTGCTTAGATGCAGTAAGAGTTGCAGGCTAAGATGGACTAACTACCTAAGGCCAGGGATCAAACGTGGAAACTTCACTGATCATGAGGAGAGGATGATAATCCACCTTCAAGCCCTTTTGGGCAATAG ATGGGCTGCCATAGCTTCTTACCTTCCTCAAAGAACAGATAATGATATCAAGAATTACTGGAATACCCATTTGAAAAAGAAGCTCAAGAAGCTTCAGACAGGAGTTGATGGGAATAACAGAGATGGGTTCTCAGGGTCACAGAAAATCTCCAAAGGTCAGTGGGAGAGAAGGCTTCAAACTGACATTCATATGGCTAGGAAGGCTCTATGTGAGGCCTTGTCCTTGGAGCATCCAAGCGATTTGTCAGACTTGAAGGCCTCCAATGGTAGCTATAATTCATGCATGAGACCGATCCAGACTTCAACATATGCATCTAGCACAGAGAACATATCAAGATTACTTCAAGGATGGATGAAAAATTCACCAAAATCTTCAAAAACCACCTCAGAGACAACTCAAAATTCCTCAAACAACAACATTGTATCACCTGAAGCTTTGGAATCATTATTTGGTGATGTCTCTCAATCTGTGTCTCATGATGAAACAGTGAATTTCTCACAGGAAATTAGCTCCTTCCAATTTGAAAGCAAGCCAATTCTGGGAAGTGAAGAAGCCCCTCTTTCTTTGCTTGAGAAATGGCTGTTGGATGAAGGTGCTCAAGAGCATGAAGAGGATGACCTGATGGAGGCTTCACTACGCGACACTGCCGAGTTGTTCtga